The following are encoded together in the Proteiniphilum saccharofermentans genome:
- a CDS encoding TonB-dependent receptor: MYRLTGILFFLLAVCNVSAQKGAITGRVYHGTTNEPIEYATILIQGTDRGTVSDSTGVFSLQEVNPGFFRLIVSSVGFKSVVSPEIQVQGNQTAFIDIALAEDEIALKEVVVRPNFETRRIESPVSSFFVNVQQIEKSAGVNRDVSKALQTLPGVGAMDPNRNDLIVRGGGPSENVFYLDGIEIPVINHFATQGSSGGAIGVINPDFVREIDFYTGAFPANRTNALSSVMEIRQKEGSKDRIHTKLSVGASDAALTIDGPAGDNATFIVSARQSYLQLLFKALKLPFLPTYNDFQVKYKYDINRKNEITFIGIGAIDHMTLNKELQTTGTESQKYILNYLPIYEQWNYTVGAVYKRFSDNHLDTWVLSRNMLRNKNYKFEDNNESKQKTSDYLSDEAENKLRFERDFRSLPVQLKVGGGLRYSRYVNDTYRRLYRNGSVTDLRYNTELNLFGYQLFAQVSDEYMDNRLKLSFGLNTVGNNFNKNMQNPLNQLSPRLSASYSLSGRWSINANLGRYTAQPAYTTMGFKDGEGKFVNRNENLKYIVSDQLVLGFEHRPHENMRWTMEGFYKHYDKYPLSVVDGLSIASKGTDYGQVGDEEIISTGKGRAYGIEIMYKITEWKNLNLTSTYTWFRSEFTDNNLVYRPSSWDTRHLLNLIVGYRIANNWNIAARWRYVGGAPYSPIDESLSSDREAWDVINQAYIDYSRFNTLRLSDSHQLDVRVDKEFYFNKWLLNLYVDIQNVYNFKSQRPPIYTNRNQNGDIISDPGGDFSKQGLRVLENSSGTILPTIGLIIKM, encoded by the coding sequence ATGTATAGATTGACAGGAATTCTCTTTTTCCTTTTGGCAGTATGCAATGTATCTGCACAAAAAGGCGCGATTACCGGACGGGTATATCATGGTACTACCAATGAACCTATTGAGTATGCGACAATACTGATACAGGGGACTGACCGTGGGACAGTATCCGATAGTACGGGAGTCTTCTCCCTTCAGGAGGTAAATCCCGGATTCTTCAGGCTTATCGTGAGCTCAGTCGGTTTCAAAAGTGTAGTTTCTCCTGAAATTCAGGTACAGGGAAACCAAACGGCGTTCATCGATATAGCGCTGGCTGAAGACGAAATTGCATTAAAAGAAGTGGTCGTACGCCCCAATTTTGAGACGCGCCGTATTGAAAGTCCAGTCTCCTCTTTTTTTGTGAATGTGCAGCAGATAGAAAAAAGTGCCGGGGTTAACCGTGATGTGTCTAAGGCATTGCAAACACTGCCCGGAGTCGGAGCCATGGATCCTAACAGGAACGATCTTATTGTACGCGGCGGGGGACCTTCCGAGAATGTCTTTTATCTCGACGGAATTGAAATCCCGGTAATCAACCACTTTGCCACACAAGGATCATCAGGGGGAGCTATCGGAGTGATAAATCCCGATTTTGTACGTGAAATAGATTTTTATACCGGGGCCTTTCCTGCTAACCGTACCAACGCTTTGAGCTCGGTGATGGAGATACGACAAAAAGAGGGTAGCAAGGATCGTATTCATACAAAGCTATCGGTTGGTGCTTCTGATGCAGCATTGACAATCGATGGTCCTGCCGGGGACAATGCCACCTTCATCGTGTCGGCACGGCAGTCTTACCTGCAATTACTATTCAAGGCACTTAAATTGCCATTCTTGCCTACCTATAATGATTTTCAGGTAAAATATAAATATGACATCAACAGGAAAAACGAAATTACGTTTATCGGAATCGGAGCGATTGATCATATGACTTTGAACAAAGAGCTTCAAACAACCGGCACCGAAAGCCAAAAGTATATTCTCAACTACCTGCCAATCTATGAACAATGGAATTACACGGTAGGTGCGGTCTATAAACGTTTTAGTGATAACCATCTCGACACATGGGTCCTCAGCAGGAATATGCTTCGCAATAAGAATTACAAGTTTGAAGACAACAATGAATCAAAACAAAAGACATCAGACTACCTCTCGGACGAAGCTGAAAATAAACTTCGTTTTGAACGTGATTTCCGATCCCTGCCGGTACAACTTAAAGTAGGAGGAGGATTACGCTACTCTCGCTATGTAAATGACACTTACAGACGTTTATACAGAAACGGTAGCGTAACTGATCTTCGGTATAACACAGAACTAAACCTTTTTGGTTATCAACTGTTTGCGCAGGTGTCTGACGAGTATATGGACAACCGCCTGAAACTCTCCTTTGGACTTAATACGGTAGGAAATAATTTCAATAAAAATATGCAGAATCCGTTGAATCAACTTTCTCCGAGATTGTCTGCCTCGTATTCCTTGTCGGGACGTTGGAGTATCAATGCAAATCTCGGACGTTATACTGCCCAACCGGCCTATACGACAATGGGATTCAAAGATGGAGAAGGTAAATTTGTAAATCGCAATGAAAATTTAAAGTATATAGTCTCCGATCAACTGGTGCTGGGTTTCGAACATCGTCCACATGAAAATATGCGATGGACAATGGAAGGATTCTATAAGCATTATGACAAATACCCTCTCTCGGTTGTAGACGGTTTGAGCATCGCCAGCAAGGGCACCGATTACGGACAGGTAGGCGATGAGGAGATTATTTCTACGGGCAAGGGAAGAGCTTACGGTATAGAGATCATGTACAAAATTACAGAATGGAAAAATCTCAATCTTACATCTACCTATACATGGTTCAGGAGTGAATTTACCGATAATAACCTGGTTTATCGTCCCTCTTCATGGGATACCAGGCACCTGCTCAATCTTATTGTGGGATATCGTATCGCAAATAATTGGAACATTGCGGCCAGATGGAGATATGTGGGAGGGGCTCCCTATTCTCCTATTGATGAATCGCTCTCATCGGATAGGGAAGCGTGGGATGTAATAAACCAGGCTTATATTGATTACTCCCGCTTCAACACGCTAAGGCTAAGCGATTCGCACCAACTCGATGTCCGGGTTGACAAGGAATTCTATTTTAATAAATGGCTGCTCAACCTCTATGTTGACATTCAGAATGTTTACAACTTCAAAAGTCAGAGACCTCCGATATATACAAATAGGAATCAAAACGGAGACATAATTTCCGATCCGGGAGGGGACTTTTCCAAACAGGGACTGAGAGTGCTCGAGAACAGTAGCGGTACAATTCTTCCAACAATCGGACTGATTATTAAGATGTGA
- a CDS encoding glycoside hydrolase family 2 protein: MKKGILLLTLFLSLHAAAQQTETLYLSGTGLGDTKTWDFYCSDGMNSQKWSKIEVPSQWELQGFGEYSYGRWYTIKGATPPTETGIYRTSFLIPSDWEGKQIVIVFEGVMTDTEVLVNGSLAGDIHQGGFNRFSYDITDKIKTGKNNLEVKVSKESSDRLVNAAERKADWWIFGGIYRPVYLEAKPAVNIERIAVDAKADGSFYADVFTTPLEEGYKINANITPVKLYGNDQPSTYKKQSASLKTGTKHEVNFRWDVVKQWNTETPNLYNIELELIDKNNSTVHVHKERIGFRTVEFRVKDGLYVNGTKVVLKGINRHSFHPDGGRTTSREISLMDGELIKEMNMNAVRFHYAPDKHFMDVCDSLGIFVVNELAGWQNSYGTEIGSKLVKSLVTRDVNHPSLILWSNGNEGGFNYDLNPLYRKYDPQKRHVIHAWADFDNLDTHHYPTYLTGIARFTNGYKVFMPTEFQHGMYDQGHGAGLEDFWDRYTAHPLFAGGFMWDFSDNAVKRTDKGGLLDSDGSNGTDGILGPYRQKEGSYYTVREVWAPIRFEPLFITSSFNGEFLVRNDYLFSNLNTCRMEYKVLSAPSPLSGRTGQEVISSGDVHLPAIDPREAGRAKISVPPNFFDGDILEIKAWDSHNKEICTWTWPIRYAGEYTQKQLRQAIQPGTATVRQEGDKIKLSAPGVIVSFNTTDGLIHEVRNNNGTLSFNNGPLPVGMKARVKEVKHRQEGDNAVFTVFYAGAVDSIRWEMTPAGLLNMHAVTLNNARAGIGFDEAVFEDNIPIFGFTFSYPEENVKSMEWFGRGPYRVWRNRIRGANYGIWNKDYNNTITGADFENMVYPEFKGYHGNLYWGTLLTSESPFTVYSASDGVFMRVFTPAEPADNKTNWSANPAFPEGDISFLYEIPAIRCFKPVSQQGPNSQPSNIRIKIGDEGVHMNLWFDFSGRHL, encoded by the coding sequence ATGAAGAAAGGGATTTTACTTTTAACGCTGTTCCTCTCCCTCCATGCAGCGGCACAGCAAACGGAAACGCTTTATCTCTCCGGAACAGGCCTGGGAGATACCAAAACATGGGATTTCTATTGCAGTGACGGTATGAACAGCCAAAAATGGTCGAAAATAGAAGTCCCTTCCCAATGGGAACTGCAAGGTTTCGGCGAATACAGTTACGGCAGGTGGTACACCATCAAGGGAGCCACACCGCCAACGGAAACGGGTATCTACCGGACCTCTTTCCTGATACCGTCCGACTGGGAAGGAAAGCAGATAGTCATTGTTTTTGAAGGGGTGATGACCGACACGGAAGTTCTCGTGAATGGAAGCCTTGCCGGAGATATCCATCAGGGAGGTTTCAACCGTTTTTCGTATGATATCACCGATAAGATCAAGACCGGTAAGAACAACCTGGAGGTAAAAGTCAGCAAAGAGTCGTCCGACCGGTTAGTGAATGCAGCCGAGCGGAAAGCCGACTGGTGGATCTTCGGTGGAATTTACCGCCCGGTCTATCTGGAAGCGAAACCCGCAGTGAATATCGAACGGATTGCCGTAGACGCGAAAGCCGACGGCTCGTTTTATGCGGATGTTTTCACTACCCCGTTGGAAGAAGGATATAAGATAAACGCCAATATCACTCCCGTGAAACTGTACGGTAACGATCAACCATCGACTTATAAAAAACAATCCGCTTCATTAAAAACAGGTACCAAACATGAAGTTAATTTCAGGTGGGATGTTGTTAAACAGTGGAACACGGAAACCCCCAACCTCTATAATATAGAACTGGAGCTTATTGATAAAAACAACAGCACCGTGCATGTGCATAAAGAACGGATCGGGTTTCGCACCGTCGAATTCCGCGTGAAAGACGGCCTCTATGTAAACGGCACAAAGGTTGTGTTGAAAGGGATCAACCGCCATTCGTTCCATCCCGACGGAGGGCGCACTACCAGCAGGGAGATCAGCCTGATGGACGGGGAACTGATTAAAGAAATGAATATGAATGCCGTACGCTTCCACTACGCTCCGGATAAGCACTTTATGGATGTCTGCGACTCGCTCGGAATTTTTGTCGTGAACGAGCTGGCCGGATGGCAAAATTCATATGGCACCGAAATCGGATCAAAATTAGTGAAGTCGCTGGTTACCCGCGATGTCAACCACCCCTCCCTGATCCTGTGGAGCAATGGAAACGAAGGCGGTTTCAATTATGACCTCAACCCGCTGTACCGCAAATACGATCCGCAAAAACGTCACGTAATCCATGCCTGGGCTGATTTTGACAATTTGGATACCCACCATTACCCGACTTATCTGACGGGAATCGCCCGTTTTACAAACGGATACAAGGTGTTTATGCCGACCGAATTCCAGCACGGGATGTATGACCAGGGGCACGGGGCAGGTCTGGAAGATTTCTGGGACAGATATACCGCCCACCCGCTTTTTGCAGGAGGATTCATGTGGGATTTTTCGGACAACGCCGTAAAACGTACAGACAAGGGCGGGCTCCTGGATTCGGACGGCTCCAATGGAACCGACGGTATTCTCGGCCCCTACCGTCAAAAGGAGGGAAGTTACTATACCGTTCGTGAAGTCTGGGCACCTATCCGGTTCGAGCCGCTCTTTATTACATCTTCATTTAACGGAGAATTTCTCGTTCGCAACGACTATTTGTTTTCCAACCTGAACACCTGCCGGATGGAATACAAGGTGCTGAGCGCCCCCTCTCCGTTAAGCGGGAGAACCGGACAGGAAGTAATCTCCTCCGGAGACGTCCATCTTCCCGCCATTGACCCGCGCGAAGCCGGCAGGGCAAAAATAAGTGTGCCGCCCAATTTTTTCGACGGGGATATTCTGGAAATAAAGGCATGGGACAGTCACAATAAAGAGATATGTACGTGGACATGGCCTATCCGGTATGCCGGAGAATACACGCAAAAGCAGTTGAGACAAGCCATTCAACCGGGTACAGCCACGGTTCGCCAAGAAGGTGATAAAATAAAACTGTCGGCCCCGGGCGTAATCGTCAGTTTCAACACCACAGACGGGCTGATCCACGAAGTACGGAATAACAACGGTACCCTATCATTCAATAACGGGCCGTTGCCTGTCGGCATGAAAGCCCGTGTAAAAGAGGTAAAACATCGTCAGGAAGGCGACAACGCCGTTTTTACGGTCTTTTATGCAGGTGCGGTCGATTCCATCCGCTGGGAAATGACACCTGCCGGACTGTTGAACATGCACGCCGTTACGCTGAACAACGCAAGGGCGGGAATAGGATTCGATGAAGCTGTTTTTGAAGACAATATACCCATTTTCGGGTTCACATTCTCTTATCCCGAAGAAAACGTAAAGAGCATGGAATGGTTCGGGCGCGGCCCGTACCGTGTTTGGCGGAACCGTATCCGCGGAGCCAATTACGGGATTTGGAATAAAGATTACAACAATACCATTACCGGAGCCGACTTTGAGAATATGGTTTATCCCGAATTCAAAGGCTATCACGGCAACCTGTATTGGGGCACACTCCTCACTTCCGAGTCTCCTTTTACGGTCTACAGCGCAAGCGACGGCGTGTTTATGCGCGTCTTTACTCCGGCGGAACCGGCAGACAACAAAACCAATTGGAGTGCCAATCCCGCATTTCCGGAAGGAGATATATCGTTCCTCTATGAAATACCGGCCATACGCTGTTTCAAACCGGTTTCACAACAAGGTCCGAACAGCCAGCCCTCCAATATCCGGATAAAAATAGGAGACGAAGGGGTACACATGAACCTGTGGTTTGATTTCAGCGGGCGCCATTTATGA
- a CDS encoding two-component regulator propeller domain-containing protein: MKELIILSCILMHGLALFSNVRGDIRFHQINTNKGLSQNTVRAIIEDKKGFIWAATLGGLNKYDGYKFVTFLPELGNPYSLIDHQIKDVHLDRDGYIWIKTYDNEFCCYDPYKDLFYSKNRIRLHNNQSLYYTDYYEAENGDIWLWGNINGCVQIIKRGQSFVTNQFFTEPKIDCTFLFEDSKSTVWIGGDGCVLGIKDGREFTSYKKNNTFINAVEQKNKIYFITDERFIIEYDISKETFNEIDTQFYDLFTDIAVISDSELLIITENNKLLNYNVRNKQLEISVWMNDKDMQRGNINLITDKNGGLWLYNHSGYMWYYNISNQKLKKLPLIPNDILKSIDLERYNVFIDSKNYIWITTYGNGIFLYEPDSENLQHFKYSSNKNSPASDYLLSITEDRNGNIWIGSEYAGIIKVVESDYHVQTIKPEEESSVGKNNNVRSIYEDNFNNIWFGTKNGNLYLYDNDLRTGKSVYEDINPYAITQDASDRLWVGTKGKGLYIIDPQTKEQLHHFSVNQTVDAVFCIMKDHKDRMWLGSFGRGLILAEETLDDIHFKYFFHNEGNRSYIRCILQDSNGIFWVGSRDGILRFDPDKLINDPQAYTANKMNLFDGQNGLNCNDIKTIFEDSEGTIWIGTAGGGLNKYIPPTQTEEESFKAYTVEDGLSGNFITGILEDENNNLWISTESGITKFDKDNQSSMVYQFAEKSHGNQYNENANIYSTNKYMLWGSLNGLLYFNPELFVPGTNVCDVTLTGFYVNNQSLSGNTRNPSVKTAISYATDIKLNHKENSIRIEFAALDLKDSPNNKYTYMLTGYDKTWSIVSSTNSADYKNLPPGKYLFLVRGTNSSGIWNEEVTSLNIEITPPIWASWYAYMVYLVLALTMVYIVIRLIRKFNKLNNNIEIEKELTNHKLRFFTNISHEFRTPLTLIRGTVENLNSLNDTPEPIRQQLNVLDRNSTILTRLIDQLLEFRKLQNNILTLDLEETDIVEFSKEIFNNFQIAAAQKNIHYTFYCEENQFKMFIDSRKVDKIIYNLLSNAFKYTPRGGEIELALKFNPTQETCLISVKDNGIGIPKEKQHILFSSFMQINFSSEGTGIGLSLVKEFVEVHKGRIWYESNQDQGSLFNVELSTNAQIYEGENFITPLHHDILPSECDNNKLSLSSPIMENIRLPEIDDTTLSNYKLLIIDDNDDIRNFLVDEFSKYFMVDTAEEGKSGLEKAIQTNPDMIICDVMMPGMDGFEVTRKLREEFETCHIPIIMLTAHSSLDHQVEGIQSGADAYITKPFSIKYLVTRVFKLIEQREQLKKRFSKDHVFDGNLITSTDQDKKFLQLIDSILEEHLSDTLFSVDKFAELAKQRRTVFYKKVKGITGMSPNELIKIKRLNRAAKYLLEEDLTVAEVSYKVGFEDPFYFSKCFKTHFNCSPSKYGQMIS; encoded by the coding sequence ATGAAGGAATTAATTATATTATCCTGCATTTTAATGCATGGTTTGGCTCTGTTTTCTAATGTAAGAGGCGATATCCGGTTTCATCAAATCAACACAAATAAAGGTTTGTCTCAAAACACGGTCAGAGCCATTATTGAGGATAAGAAAGGATTTATCTGGGCGGCAACTTTAGGGGGATTAAATAAATATGACGGGTATAAGTTTGTTACATTTTTACCTGAGCTGGGCAATCCCTATTCTTTGATTGACCATCAGATAAAGGATGTACATCTGGACCGTGATGGCTATATCTGGATAAAAACATACGATAATGAATTTTGTTGTTACGATCCCTATAAAGATTTGTTTTACAGCAAAAACAGAATAAGATTACACAACAATCAATCGCTTTATTATACGGATTATTATGAAGCTGAAAATGGCGATATCTGGTTATGGGGCAATATAAACGGCTGTGTGCAAATAATAAAAAGAGGCCAATCCTTTGTTACAAATCAGTTTTTCACGGAACCCAAAATTGATTGCACGTTTCTTTTCGAGGATTCTAAATCTACCGTCTGGATTGGAGGTGACGGTTGTGTATTGGGGATAAAGGACGGAAGAGAGTTTACATCATACAAGAAAAACAATACTTTCATAAATGCCGTAGAGCAAAAGAACAAGATTTATTTTATTACAGATGAACGTTTTATTATAGAATATGACATATCGAAAGAAACATTCAACGAAATAGATACCCAATTCTATGATCTCTTTACGGATATTGCCGTTATTTCGGATTCGGAATTACTCATCATTACTGAAAACAATAAGCTTTTAAATTATAACGTAAGGAATAAACAATTGGAGATCTCTGTCTGGATGAACGATAAAGATATGCAAAGAGGCAATATCAATTTAATTACGGATAAGAATGGCGGTTTATGGTTGTATAATCATTCGGGATATATGTGGTATTACAATATATCAAACCAAAAACTGAAGAAACTTCCCCTGATTCCTAATGATATTTTAAAATCAATTGATCTGGAACGCTATAATGTATTTATCGATTCAAAAAATTATATTTGGATCACAACATATGGAAATGGTATTTTTCTTTACGAACCTGATTCTGAAAATTTACAGCATTTCAAGTATTCCTCCAATAAAAATAGTCCGGCCTCCGATTATCTCCTTTCCATAACCGAGGATAGGAACGGTAATATATGGATTGGTAGTGAATATGCAGGTATCATAAAAGTCGTTGAATCGGATTACCATGTACAGACTATTAAGCCAGAAGAAGAATCTTCTGTCGGAAAAAATAATAATGTACGATCCATATATGAAGATAATTTTAACAATATATGGTTTGGAACGAAAAACGGCAATCTTTATTTGTACGATAATGATTTGAGAACCGGCAAATCTGTTTACGAAGACATTAATCCCTATGCAATTACCCAGGATGCATCTGACAGGCTTTGGGTTGGCACCAAAGGCAAGGGATTATATATAATCGATCCCCAAACAAAAGAACAATTACACCATTTTTCCGTCAATCAGACCGTAGATGCGGTATTTTGCATCATGAAAGATCATAAAGACCGTATGTGGCTGGGATCGTTTGGTAGAGGATTGATCCTGGCCGAAGAGACGTTGGATGATATTCATTTTAAATATTTCTTTCACAATGAAGGCAATAGAAGCTATATAAGATGTATCTTACAGGATTCCAACGGAATATTTTGGGTAGGAAGTCGGGATGGTATACTGCGCTTTGATCCCGATAAGTTGATAAACGACCCTCAGGCTTATACCGCCAATAAGATGAATCTGTTTGATGGTCAGAATGGATTAAATTGCAATGATATAAAAACAATTTTTGAGGATAGCGAAGGTACAATATGGATAGGCACTGCGGGAGGAGGATTGAATAAATACATCCCTCCCACGCAGACCGAAGAAGAGTCATTTAAAGCATATACGGTTGAAGATGGTTTATCCGGTAATTTTATTACAGGAATACTGGAAGATGAAAACAACAATTTATGGATCAGTACGGAGAGCGGCATAACCAAATTCGATAAAGACAATCAATCCTCCATGGTCTATCAGTTTGCAGAAAAGTCGCATGGGAACCAATACAATGAGAATGCGAATATCTATTCTACCAACAAATATATGTTATGGGGCAGCCTCAACGGCCTGCTCTATTTTAACCCGGAATTATTTGTACCCGGCACGAATGTCTGCGATGTAACATTAACAGGCTTCTATGTAAACAATCAGTCGCTTAGCGGAAATACCAGAAATCCGTCCGTAAAAACCGCAATAAGCTATGCAACCGATATAAAGTTAAATCATAAGGAAAATAGTATAAGGATCGAATTTGCTGCACTCGATCTGAAAGATTCCCCCAATAACAAATATACCTACATGCTGACCGGATACGATAAAACATGGAGTATAGTAAGCTCTACAAATAGTGCAGATTATAAAAACCTGCCTCCGGGAAAATATCTGTTTTTAGTAAGGGGAACCAACAGCAGCGGTATATGGAATGAGGAAGTAACCAGTTTAAACATAGAAATAACACCCCCGATATGGGCATCGTGGTATGCCTATATGGTGTATTTGGTATTAGCCTTAACTATGGTATATATAGTTATAAGGCTAATCAGAAAATTCAACAAATTAAACAATAACATAGAGATAGAAAAGGAACTGACAAACCATAAGCTCCGCTTCTTTACCAATATATCCCATGAGTTCCGTACACCGCTGACATTGATAAGGGGAACCGTGGAAAATTTGAACAGCCTGAATGATACTCCCGAACCTATAAGACAGCAACTCAATGTGCTGGATAGAAATTCGACAATATTAACCCGTCTGATCGACCAACTGCTGGAATTCAGGAAATTACAGAATAACATACTCACTCTTGACCTGGAAGAAACAGATATCGTTGAGTTTTCAAAAGAAATTTTCAACAACTTCCAGATAGCAGCGGCTCAAAAGAATATACACTATACATTTTATTGTGAAGAGAATCAATTTAAGATGTTTATCGACAGTCGGAAAGTGGACAAGATCATCTACAACCTATTGTCCAATGCGTTTAAATATACCCCCCGGGGAGGAGAAATTGAATTAGCCCTAAAATTTAATCCGACTCAGGAAACATGTTTAATATCCGTTAAAGATAACGGAATTGGAATACCGAAAGAAAAACAACATATTCTCTTTAGCAGTTTTATGCAGATTAACTTCTCATCTGAAGGTACAGGTATCGGCTTATCTTTGGTTAAAGAATTTGTGGAGGTACATAAAGGTAGGATCTGGTATGAGAGCAATCAGGATCAAGGCTCTTTGTTTAATGTTGAATTATCCACAAATGCCCAAATATATGAAGGTGAAAATTTTATTACCCCCCTGCACCACGATATACTGCCTTCTGAGTGTGACAATAATAAGTTATCACTGTCCAGTCCAATAATGGAGAATATCCGGTTGCCGGAAATCGATGATACCACATTGTCGAATTACAAATTGTTGATTATTGATGACAATGATGATATCCGTAATTTCCTGGTAGATGAATTCAGTAAATATTTTATGGTGGATACGGCAGAAGAAGGCAAATCGGGTTTGGAAAAAGCAATACAAACAAATCCTGACATGATCATTTGTGATGTGATGATGCCGGGAATGGACGGATTTGAAGTCACCCGTAAACTAAGAGAAGAGTTTGAGACATGTCATATCCCTATTATCATGCTGACCGCCCATTCTTCGCTTGATCATCAGGTGGAGGGTATCCAAAGCGGTGCCGATGCATATATAACCAAACCTTTCAGTATAAAATACTTAGTGACCAGGGTATTTAAGCTGATAGAACAACGCGAACAATTAAAGAAACGATTCTCCAAAGATCATGTTTTCGATGGAAATTTAATAACCTCCACCGACCAGGACAAAAAATTCCTTCAATTGATCGACAGTATCCTAGAAGAACACCTTAGCGATACGCTGTTTTCCGTAGATAAATTTGCAGAGCTGGCAAAGCAAAGGCGTACTGTTTTCTATAAAAAAGTAAAAGGAATAACAGGAATGTCACCCAACGAACTGATCAAGATAAAAAGGCTTAACAGGGCTGCCAAATATCTTCTCGAAGAGGATCTGACGGTCGCAGAAGTGTCTTACAAAGTCGGATTTGAAGATCCTTTCTATTTCAGCAAGTGCTTCAAAACACATTTTAACTGCTCCCCTTCAAAATACGGGCAAATGATTAGTTGA